The Melitaea cinxia chromosome 21, ilMelCinx1.1, whole genome shotgun sequence genome has a window encoding:
- the LOC123664237 gene encoding uncharacterized protein LOC123664237, with protein MLFKILKNLEDPIHPLLGPTLWGLQASGLWQPNKGFPRIIYDIHHLFVAVFVLTQYIELWLIRSNLDMALRNLSFTMLSTICVVKAGTFISWQKYWKKVFENVTLIEKKQQRKHDDETKKIIAKYTEYSRIVTYLYWCLVIATIFSVVLAPLVIYLSSHKLREEIRNGTAAYPDIISSWAPFDKTRGFGYWVLVGVHTFICFFGSGIVANYDTNAVVLMTFFAGQFEVLKNTCEKLFGNGQEFISYDDAIRRIHDCHEQHVQLIKYSKILNSLLSPVLFLYIIICSLMICCSAVQLTKEGTIGMQQVWIAEYLIALISQLFLYCWHSTNVLSMVY; from the exons atgttatttaaaattcttaaaaatttagAAGATCCGATTCACCCTTTACTTGGTCCAACTTTATGGGGTTTACAGGCTTCGGGTTTGTGGCAACCGAATAAAGGATTTCCTAGAATTATCTATGACATACATCATCTTTTCGTTGCCGTCTTTGTATTGACTCAATATATTGAACTTTGGCTTATAAGATCGAACCTTGACATGGCATTAAGAAATCTTTCCTTTACTATGTTAAGTACGATATGTGTCGTAAAAGCTGGAACTTTTATCTCATGGCAGAAGTATTGGAAGAAGGTCTTTGAAAACGTTACTCtgatagaaaaaaaacaacagagAAAACATGACGATGAAACGAAAAAGATAATTGCAAAATATACAGAATATTCCAGAATCGTTACTTACCTTTATTGGTGCCTTGTCATTGCTACAATCTTTTCCGTGGTATTAGCTCcattggttatttatttatcatcacATAAGCTAAGAGAGGAAATCAGAAATGGTACGGCTGCGTACCCTGATATTATTAGTTCTTGGGCACCATTTGACAAAACAAGAGGTTTTGGATATTGGGTTCTAGTTGGAGTgcatacatttatttgttttttcggTAGTGGTATAGTCGCCAATTATGACACTAACGCTGTTGTCTTGATGACATTTTTTGCTGGACAATTTGAGGTTCTAAAAAATACCTGTGAAAAACTGTTTGGAAACGGTCAAGAGTTTATTAGCTATGACGATGCAATCAGAAGAATTCATGATTGCCATGAACAGCACGTACAACTTATaaa GTATTCCAAAATCTTGAATTCGCTTTTGTCGCCAGTACTATTTCTCTACATTATTATTTGTTCGCTGATGATCTGCTGCAGTGCCGTGCAACTAACAAAG GAAGGCACCATTGGTATGCAACAAGTATGGATAGCGGAATATCTAATAGCTCTAATATCTCAGCTTTTCTTGTATTGCTGGCATAGCACTAATGTTTTGTCAATG GTGTACTAG